Proteins encoded by one window of Paraburkholderia terrae:
- a CDS encoding S8 family serine peptidase, with product MKAYDPKDAAARPARGDAANEELRVAVTFNRPGQDIGPTRFGARMSTETVASFIPDPAQADLALAELARRGFTLTGRGSLSASMRCTRAQFEAVFQTRLKRMKAPCASAAQFSSVLYPPDNAPWDPDPAIKSLLDDVYIQWPHIYMARAAKAAKSTKAKKTTTAAKKRPPTKKPREASAPSATPPTVPYFHLAAPADIALKLNATPVHQQGITGKGVRIAMIDSGFAHGHPYFNAHGYSSSIVLAPGATDRRTDGNGHGTGESANIFAIAPGATFIGVKLDNETDPTSGASVLEGLQEALKHDPQVISVSLGYDLRGPGDTPLKTLPNGLVALEAEIQAAVKRGIVIVFSAGNGHYSFPGQMPDIISAGGVFVDQHGAMRASDYASAFTSLIYSGRSVPDVCGLVGMLPHATYISLPVSAGCEIDRENAAFDGTTPNDGWGVFSGTSAAAPQLAGLCALLLQADPHLSPGDIKAILRRTARDVTKGHANPASDPKGAGVPAGVGEDGATGAGLADALAAVKQI from the coding sequence ATGAAGGCCTACGATCCCAAAGACGCGGCCGCGCGGCCCGCACGCGGCGACGCCGCCAACGAAGAACTCCGTGTTGCCGTGACGTTCAACCGGCCGGGCCAGGACATCGGGCCTACCCGCTTCGGCGCGCGCATGTCGACGGAAACGGTCGCCTCGTTCATCCCCGATCCCGCGCAGGCCGACCTCGCGCTCGCCGAACTCGCGCGGCGCGGCTTCACGCTGACGGGCCGCGGCTCGCTGTCGGCGTCGATGCGTTGCACGCGCGCGCAATTCGAGGCGGTGTTCCAGACGCGCCTCAAGCGCATGAAGGCGCCGTGCGCGTCGGCGGCGCAGTTCAGCTCGGTTCTCTATCCGCCCGACAACGCGCCATGGGACCCGGACCCCGCGATCAAATCGCTGCTCGACGACGTCTATATCCAGTGGCCGCACATCTACATGGCGAGAGCGGCGAAGGCGGCAAAGAGCACGAAGGCGAAAAAGACCACGACAGCAGCAAAGAAGCGTCCCCCCACGAAGAAGCCGCGCGAGGCCAGCGCGCCATCCGCGACGCCGCCCACCGTGCCCTACTTCCATCTCGCCGCGCCTGCCGACATCGCGCTCAAACTCAACGCGACGCCCGTGCATCAGCAGGGCATCACGGGCAAAGGCGTGCGCATCGCGATGATCGATAGCGGCTTTGCTCACGGCCATCCGTACTTCAACGCGCACGGCTATTCCTCGTCGATCGTGCTCGCGCCGGGTGCCACCGATCGCCGCACCGACGGCAACGGCCACGGCACGGGCGAATCCGCGAACATCTTCGCGATCGCGCCGGGCGCGACCTTCATCGGCGTGAAGCTCGACAACGAAACCGATCCGACCAGCGGCGCATCCGTGCTCGAAGGTTTGCAAGAGGCGCTCAAGCACGATCCGCAGGTGATCTCCGTGAGTCTCGGCTACGACCTGCGTGGACCCGGCGACACGCCGCTGAAAACACTGCCGAACGGGCTCGTCGCGCTGGAGGCGGAAATTCAGGCCGCAGTGAAGCGCGGCATCGTGATCGTCTTCTCGGCGGGCAACGGCCACTATTCGTTCCCCGGCCAGATGCCCGACATCATTTCGGCGGGTGGCGTGTTCGTCGATCAGCACGGCGCGATGCGCGCGTCGGACTACGCGAGCGCGTTCACGAGCCTGATCTACTCGGGCCGCAGCGTGCCCGACGTCTGCGGGCTGGTCGGCATGCTGCCGCACGCAACCTACATCTCGCTGCCCGTCTCGGCCGGTTGCGAAATCGACCGCGAGAACGCTGCCTTCGACGGCACCACGCCCAACGACGGCTGGGGGGTGTTCAGCGGCACGTCGGCGGCTGCGCCGCAGTTGGCGGGCCTGTGCGCGCTGCTGTTGCAGGCGGACCCGCACCTCTCGCCTGGCGACATCAAGGCGATCCTGCGCCGCACCGCGCGCGACGTGACGAAGGGCCACGCGAACCCGGCGAGCGATCCGAAGGGCGCGGGCGTGCCAGCGGGCGTCGGCGAAGACGGCGCTACGGGCGCAGGACTCGCCGATGCACTCGCGGCAGTGAAGCAGATCTGA
- a CDS encoding alpha/beta fold hydrolase → MKRLHAVVPLAALLAGIIAAPVDAKTVSYPLENACPVVANRPDHDPSTREQIAHTPQGDIAYYRFGHGSPIVLQTGFRATLSEWDAAFLADLAKHHEVIVFDNRGVGRSLPTASSFTVQDMASDLSALIDTLKLRDVTVLGWSMGGAVATQLAIDHPANVQRVVLMSAPAPGRLGVPVAPDVEATLSGKPGTTFNDVMKVLFPPSAAKEAGECFRKNMFVPAGYASSTISATVTAGQTALLRAWEQDDAAADALRTLHTDTLILTGDDDTILSKQNAEALARTLPDAQLLVVRSAGHAMMYQYPHALASAINRFITQSQAHPRQTTKAAQLHEQA, encoded by the coding sequence ATGAAACGTCTGCATGCCGTCGTCCCGCTCGCCGCGTTGCTCGCTGGCATCATCGCGGCGCCCGTCGACGCAAAGACCGTCAGCTATCCGCTCGAAAACGCCTGCCCTGTCGTCGCGAACCGGCCGGACCACGATCCGTCCACCCGCGAGCAGATCGCGCACACGCCACAGGGCGACATCGCGTATTACCGCTTCGGCCACGGCAGTCCCATCGTCCTGCAGACGGGCTTTCGCGCGACGCTCTCCGAATGGGACGCGGCCTTTCTCGCGGACCTCGCGAAACATCATGAAGTCATCGTCTTCGACAATCGCGGCGTGGGCCGCTCGCTGCCGACGGCGTCGAGCTTCACCGTGCAGGACATGGCAAGCGACCTCTCCGCGCTGATCGACACGTTGAAGCTGCGCGACGTGACAGTGCTCGGCTGGTCGATGGGCGGCGCAGTCGCCACGCAGCTTGCGATCGACCATCCCGCGAACGTGCAGCGCGTCGTGCTGATGAGCGCGCCCGCGCCCGGCCGCCTCGGTGTGCCCGTCGCGCCCGACGTCGAAGCCACGCTGTCGGGCAAGCCGGGCACGACATTCAACGACGTGATGAAGGTCCTCTTTCCGCCATCGGCTGCGAAGGAAGCGGGCGAATGCTTCCGCAAGAACATGTTCGTACCCGCCGGCTACGCGTCGTCGACAATCTCCGCGACCGTCACGGCCGGCCAGACGGCGCTGCTGCGCGCATGGGAACAGGACGATGCCGCCGCCGACGCACTGCGCACCCTGCACACCGACACGCTGATCCTCACAGGCGACGACGACACCATCCTGTCAAAGCAGAACGCCGAAGCGCTCGCCCGCACGCTGCCCGACGCACAATTGCTGGTCGTGCGCTCGGCCGGTCACGCGATGATGTATCAGTATCCGCATGCGCTGGCTTCGGCCATCAACCGTTTCATTACGCAATCGCAGGCACATCCTCGGCAGACGACAAAAGCAGCGCAACTGCATGAGCAGGCGTAA
- a CDS encoding LysR substrate-binding domain-containing protein gives MRRMPNFVLLRSFEAAARLESFALAAQELHLTPSAISHQVKELEEYFGRPLFLRRNRRIEPTPEAVRLLESLSRVFDVVEAACSEVMLAPDSQVLAVHCAPSFAVKWLGPKLPEFNKAYPHITIRLSTGAEPLDLTRVQEVDVEISYGSALDRPGIDTVPLGREAIVPLCSPALLSDGTPVATRMSQLTLIDTQLSRVTWADWFAANGLDMPTTPRPSFDRAALGISAAADGMGVVLESMRLAEREIVRGDLMEVRSDAFVRFERDTHFLSYRKNEFRVEKVAAFTHWLLERAGVGKGRNAPP, from the coding sequence ATGAGGCGGATGCCAAACTTCGTGCTGCTGCGTTCCTTCGAAGCCGCCGCGCGGCTAGAGAGCTTCGCGCTCGCCGCGCAGGAATTGCATTTGACGCCGTCCGCGATTAGTCATCAGGTGAAAGAACTCGAGGAGTATTTCGGGCGGCCCCTGTTTCTGCGGCGTAACCGGCGCATCGAGCCCACGCCCGAGGCCGTGCGCCTGCTCGAAAGCCTGAGCCGCGTATTCGACGTCGTCGAGGCGGCATGCAGCGAAGTCATGCTCGCGCCCGATTCGCAGGTGCTCGCCGTCCATTGCGCGCCGAGCTTCGCGGTGAAATGGCTCGGGCCGAAGCTGCCCGAATTCAACAAGGCATATCCGCACATCACCATCCGCCTGTCGACGGGCGCCGAGCCGCTCGATCTCACGCGCGTGCAGGAAGTCGACGTCGAAATTTCGTACGGCAGCGCGCTCGATCGGCCCGGCATCGACACCGTGCCATTGGGCCGCGAAGCCATCGTGCCGCTCTGCTCGCCCGCGCTGCTCAGCGACGGCACGCCCGTCGCAACACGCATGAGCCAGTTGACGCTGATCGACACGCAGTTGAGCCGCGTCACGTGGGCCGACTGGTTCGCGGCCAACGGGCTCGACATGCCGACCACGCCCCGCCCTTCGTTCGATCGCGCGGCGCTCGGCATCTCGGCGGCAGCAGACGGCATGGGCGTGGTGCTCGAAAGCATGCGGCTCGCCGAACGCGAAATCGTGCGCGGCGACCTGATGGAAGTGCGCAGCGACGCGTTCGTGCGCTTCGAGCGCGACACGCATTTTCTGTCGTATCGGAAGAACGAATTCCGCGTCGAGAAGGTGGCCGCTTTCACGCATTGGCTGCTTGAGCGCGCAGGTGTCGGAAAGGGCCGAAACGCTCCGCCGTAG